The proteins below come from a single Athene noctua chromosome 6, bAthNoc1.hap1.1, whole genome shotgun sequence genomic window:
- the CFL2 gene encoding cofilin-2, whose amino-acid sequence MASGVTVNDEVIKVFNDMKVRKSSTPEEIKKRKKAVLFCLSDDKKQIIVEESKQILVGDIGDTVEDPYTAFVKLLPLNDCRYALYDATYETKESKKEDLVFIFWAPESAPLKSKMIYASSKDAIKKKFTGIKHEWQVNGLDDIKDRSTLGEKLGGNVVVSLEGKPL is encoded by the exons ATG GCTTCTGGAGTAACAGTGAATGATGAAGTCATAAAGGTTTTTAATGACATGAAAGTAAGAAAATCTTCAACCCCAGAagagattaaaaagagaaagaaagctgttctgttctgctTAAGTGATGACAAAAAACAAATAATTGTAGAGGAGTCAAAGCAGATATTGGTTGGTGACATTGGAGATACCGTGGAGGACCCCTATACAGCCTTTGTGAAGTTGCTACCTTTGAATGATTGCCGATACGCTTTGTATGATGCCACATACGAGACAAAGGAATCTAAGAAAGAAGACCTGGTATTTATATTCTG GGCTCCTGAAAGTGCACCTTTAAAAAGCAAGATGATCTACGCAAGCTCTAAAGAtgccattaaaaagaaatttacag GTATTAAACATGAGTGGCAAGTAAATGGTTTGGATGATATTAAGGACCGTTCAACACTTGGAGAGAAATTGGGAGGCAACGTGGTAGTTTCACTTGAAGGAAAACCCTTATAA